ggggtgtgctcggccctctttttcctgtagtccacaatcatctcctttgtcttcatcatgttgagggagaggttgttgtcctggcaccacacggcaaggtgatcaggcctaccactgttgtgtcatcggcaaacttaatgatggtgttggagtcgtgcctggccgtgcagtcatgagtgaacagggagtacaggaaaggAATGAACACGCACTCCTGAGGggcacctgtgttgaggatcaccgtggcggatgtgttgttacctacccttatcgTTAAAGATCATTTAGTATTAGAAGCAcaataacaataaaaaaaaacttttaataATATAAGTCTACTGACAACATTATCTTCCTTAGGTGTGGTGCGGCCCAGCCTTTGGTGGCATGACCAGCATTCTGAAGAACCAGGCCAACCCCACCTGGCCCGGTGAATTCAACTTCCTAGACATCATCCACAAGTCTGTCCTGAAGCTGGAGGTGAGTTTCCCCCCTTACTATACAAAGCGCTTTGAGCACTGGAAAAGCACTATGTAAATCCCATCAATTATTATTACGATGATGAAGATAATAATGAGCAGGAGTtacaggaagagaaagaggaggatgatgatgattatgattaTTATGAATATGATAGTTCTGATTAATTATTACtattgttgtcacgccctggccttagtattctttgtttttctttattattttagttaggtcagggtgtgacatggggaatgtttgtgttttgttggttttgggtgattatatggtaaagggggtgttgggtgtagtgtatgggattgtgttgagtgcatgtgtctagcgttgtctatgttggtttagttgtctaggagagtctatggttgcctgaatgagttcccatttagagacagctgatttctgttgtctctgattgggagccatatttagggtagccataggctttcatgtgatgtgggtaattgtctatgttatacgtttgtagcctgtatgtgcacttcgttcttagcttcacgatcgttttcttgttttgttagtgtgtaagtgtttttgtttcatttttgccttcgtattcattaaaaggaatatgtcttattttcctactgctgcgttttggtccgtcaatcctccacacgatcgtgacaattgttTTTGTTATGATTATAATAATGTAATTATTATTAGGTGTGGGATCAGGACGCCGGACCAGACAACCGCCTGGGAACCTGCACCACCACTGTCTACCCAGGAACACACACTGAGACCTGCCACCTGAAGAAAG
This window of the Salvelinus fontinalis isolate EN_2023a chromosome 28, ASM2944872v1, whole genome shotgun sequence genome carries:
- the LOC129825835 gene encoding perforin-1-like → MASLSLSLGLLVLCTLALVHCDLDDSHVRVWGLSASNLKGDLLSQPDPYVKVWCGPAFGGMTSILKNQANPTWPGEFNFLDIIHKSVLKLEVWDQDAGPDNRLGTCTTTVYPGTHTETCHLKKGTVYYTYSYKKEQEQ